The Zerene cesonia ecotype Mississippi chromosome 14, Zerene_cesonia_1.1, whole genome shotgun sequence genome window below encodes:
- the LOC119831800 gene encoding zwei Ig domain protein zig-8-like codes for MAPGLLLALLAALLAPAGTLHRSRRESSESTTSFGVGSFHVPAPLSEAEAAAEAAAEAAAEAAAEAAGVPAWRELWYASLEALHREPVLNNTQEDVLAQLGGLAFLHCPVRNLGERGISWVRRRDWHIISSGVFMYTNDERFQVLHSEGSDDWILQIKYVQKRDNGTYECQVSSGGGTLSRLVHLHVVVPEAFILGADEYHVDAGSTINLVCIIEKSPVPPQYVFWYHNARMINYDAARGVAVHTAPGARTQSALTIRAARPAHSGNYSCRAANTEPAHIYVYVSEGSDKMAATLSRSASVACRRSTALTLASAALLLALLLTSTPYRAECQY; via the exons ATGGCGCCCGGGCTGCTGCTGGCGCTGCTCGCCGCTCTGCTGGCACCCGCCGGCACCCTGC ACCGCAGCCGTCGCGAGTCGAGCGAGTCGACGACGAGTTTCGGGGTTGGCAGCTTCCACGTGCCGGCGCCGCTGAGTGAGGCGGAGGCGGCAGCGGAGGCGGCGGCGGAGGCGGCGGCGGAGGCGGCGGCGGAGGCGGCGGGCGTGCCGGCGTGGCGCGAGCTGTGGTACGCGTCGCTGGAGGCGCTGCACCGCGAGCCCGTGCTCAACAACACGCAGGAGGACGTGCTGGCGCAGCTCGGAGGCCTTGCCTTCCTGCACTGCCCCGTCCGCAACCTTGGCGAACGCGGA ATATCCTGGGTGAGACGGCGGGACTGGCACATCATCAGCTCCGGTGTCTTTATGTACACCAACGACGAGCGATTTcag GTACTGCACAGCGAGGGGTCCGACGATTGGATCCTGCAGATCAAGTATGTGCAGAAACGAGATAACGGCACGTATGAATGTCAG GTGTCGTCGGGCGGCGGCACGCTGTCGCGCCTGGTGCACCTGCACGTGGTGGTGCCCGAGGCGTTCATCCTCGGCGCCGACGAGTACCACGTGGACGCCGGCTCCACTATCAACCTCGTCTGCATTATTGAGAAG AGTCCGGTGCCGCCGCAGTACGTGTTCTGGTACCACAACGCGCGCATGATCAACTACGACGCGGCGCGCGGCGTGGCCGTGCACACGGCGCCGGGCGCGCGCACGCAGTCCGCGCTCACCATCCGCGCCGCGCGCCCCGCGCACTCGGGCAACTACTCGTGCCGCGCCGCCAACACCGAGCCCGCGCACATCTACGTGTACGTGTCGGAGGGCAGCGACAAGATGGCGGCCACGCTCAGCCGCAGCGCCAGCGTGGCGTGCCGCCGCAGCACCGCGCTCACGCTCGCGTCGGCCGCGCTGCTGCTCGCCCTCCTCTTGACCTCCACCCCGTACCGTGCCGAGTGTCAATACTAG